In the genome of Candidatus Kuenenbacteria bacterium HGW-Kuenenbacteria-1, one region contains:
- a CDS encoding Holliday junction branch migration DNA helicase RuvB: MSDRIIASKEKPEDKNLDLTLRPTKLDEYIGQEKIKQNLKIFIKAAKKRSEPIEHVLLYGPPGLGKTTLAHIIAHETGGNIRVTSGPTLERAGDLAAILTNLQNNDILFIDEIHRLNKVIEEILYPAMEDYALDIIIGKGPSAKTLRLDLPHFTIIGATTKISLLSAPLRDRFGAIYRLNFYEDFEIEKIINRSAKILSIELEKEACQEIAKRARKTPRIANRFLKRVRDYAQVKDEKIIKQNLAQEALAMLEVDHLGLDQIDRQILKVIIEKFNGGPVGLNTIAAAISEEMATIEDVYEPFLMQLGFLSRTSRGRITTDLAYQHLTNRKKHV, from the coding sequence ATGTCTGATCGTATTATTGCTTCAAAAGAAAAACCAGAGGATAAAAATTTAGATTTAACTTTACGGCCTACAAAATTAGATGAATATATTGGGCAAGAAAAAATAAAGCAAAATTTAAAAATTTTTATTAAAGCAGCAAAAAAAAGATCTGAACCAATTGAGCATGTTCTTTTATATGGTCCGCCTGGTTTAGGCAAAACAACATTGGCTCATATTATTGCTCATGAAACAGGCGGAAATATTAGAGTTACTTCTGGCCCAACTCTTGAACGAGCAGGAGATTTAGCGGCTATTTTAACAAATCTTCAAAATAACGATATTCTTTTTATTGATGAAATTCATCGTTTAAATAAAGTAATTGAAGAAATTCTTTATCCAGCAATGGAAGATTATGCTTTGGATATTATTATTGGAAAAGGTCCTTCAGCTAAAACCTTAAGATTAGATTTACCGCATTTTACAATTATTGGCGCGACTACAAAAATTAGTCTTCTTTCCGCGCCACTAAGAGATCGTTTTGGAGCAATTTATCGATTAAATTTTTATGAAGATTTTGAAATTGAAAAAATTATTAATCGTTCTGCAAAAATTTTATCTATTGAATTAGAAAAAGAAGCCTGTCAAGAAATAGCCAAAAGAGCTAGAAAAACGCCTCGTATTGCCAATCGATTTTTAAAAAGAGTTCGTGATTATGCTCAAGTTAAGGATGAAAAAATTATCAAACAAAATTTAGCTCAAGAAGCGCTGGCAATGTTGGAGGTAGATCATTTAGGTTTAGATCAAATTGATCGTCAAATTTTAAAAGTAATTATTGAAAAATTTAACGGAGGGCCGGTGGGATTAAATACAATTGCCGCGGCCATTTCCGAAGAAATGGCAACAATTGAAGATGTTTATGAACCATTTTTAATGCAGTTGGGTTTTTTATCACGCACTTCTCGTGGTCGCATAACCACTGATTTAGCTTATCAGCATTTGACAAATCGTAAAAAACATGTATAA